The Gloeobacter morelensis MG652769 genome contains the following window.
TTGGGGGGGGTTCTGGATTTCTTCTTTAATTTTCAGCCAGTTCCTGAAGGCATCGCGGACATAATCGATCGCACTGCCGATACTGTGCAGGTTTTTTGGGCCATTGATCGGCACCAGCAGTTTGTTTGCGGGCGGTTCTGCAAATTGCCAGTGGCAGCCGATCATCGGTTTATTTTGCAGATATTGCTGATAAAATAAACGGTGATCGACCCGCCTCCAGGACTTGCCGAAGCCTCCGAGCAACATTGTAAAAATCAACAGCGACTGGCATAGTTTCTTCAATTGTTGGCGTTGGTCGTCCTTGAGATTGCGCACGGCGGTTAGTCGTAGTTCCCCCTCGACTTCGTAGACCGGCAACTCGAACTTACCCTTGCCGAAGGAATCCACTTCGCACACCTCCGCCAGGAAGGTCGAGCCGAGCAGGCCGACGATCGGTCCATTCCGGCCGCTTCCAAGCCCACCCCAAAGCTCTTCGACCCGTTTTTTCGCTTCAGCTTCGCCGAGGAGTCCCCCTAACAGGCGCAGTGTGTTTCCGCGCAAGGCAGCCTTGAACAGGTTGTCCCGAAATTCGGCTGTTCCATCGAGCAATTTTGAAGCAACACCCTGGCCCCTCAGGCTAACTTTGTATAGTGTGTCGGTCGAAGACTGTGCAGTCTCAATCTGGCCATAACCGGCGCTCACACGCGAACCCAATCCATTGGCGAGCGCTTTTTCCCAGATTTCCCAGACAATCTTCCACTCTTCCTCAGTCAGAGGCTCACTGCTGGAGATGCCAAAACTCAGTTCAGGTCTGTAAAGGGAAATGCCGGCGAAGGCGCTGTGATCACTTTGGGATTCGACTTGCCAGGCTTGTTGAGGGTGAATGACGTCCACCAGGTTGTTCAGCCAGTGCGCGTCGGTGGGATAGCCGCCGTGGAAGCGCAAAAGCCCAGGTGAGAGTTCCTTTTGACCAGCCGGGCTGCCGCAGTAGTGTACAGCCTGCTCCGGGGTGCAGGCGTTGCGAAAGGCTCCTTTCATGCTGGAGCCGGGGTAATAAGGCCAGCCGCGCGCACCCAGAACCGGACGGATGATGCCCTCGTCTTGACCGCCGTTGGTCACAAAGCGCCAGGCAATCTGGTAACTCCGGGTTTGGATGCCTTCGCCAAAACCCGAATAGTGCCGCTCCGCCTGGGCCGTCCACTCGTAGAGCCATTGCCGTATATCCGATTCGGCATAACCCTGGCCGACATATTGCAACTGGCAACGGCCGCGCACCTGCGCTCTGTACATCATCGGCACCTGGTTTGCGGAGTTTGCGGGGGGTAGATTGCTAGCCATCGCTTGACTTTTCCTTGATCTTGTAGCGCTGGGTCCACCATACCAGGCTGTCGCACAGTTGGGTCAGTACAGCCAGGGCGATGCGCTGCTCCTCCAGTTTGAGGTTCCAGAGCCTGGCGGACATTTTCTCAATGGCCGGTGTGTTGTCTTTGTTGTCGGGAATGGGCTCGTTGGGGATCACCACTTGCGCTTTTTTCATGATTTGCTCAAAGGCATCCCAGGTCTCTTTCCAGTACTGGGCTTTGGCGGTGTCTTTTTCTCTGCGCAAGCGCAAATGCTCTCCCCAGAAGCGCTCCAGGCCGTAGGCAACGGTTGTGCGCATTTTGTAGGACTGGCCCAGGACATCCTTTTTGTCGCGGTACTTGAGCACCAGTTTTTGGGCTTCTTGATCGAGCAGGTAGGGTGTCCAACTCACAGGTTCGCTCCTTGGTCGGGGTTCTGCAGTTTGATGTCGATGCGGCAGTGGCCAAAACCGACCGATTCGAGGCCCCCCAGGTAAATTTCGCCCTGAGTTTTTCCTTCAAAGGGTTGCCAGTCCTGGGCGTCGGAAACTGGCTTCAAGGCCACCGGAAAAATGAGAATCGTTCCTTCCGGAAGGGCTTCGACGTTGAAAAAGGCGCCACCTTTTACTTTCTTTTCGTCTTCGTCGAGGGCCACCCGGCTTTGGCGGTAAAGCGCCATGTCGTGAATCATGGCCATGTCGTTGTCGGCAACCACCGCCGCCGGTTTTTCGACGGCATTTGGAAACCAGGCACCCAGAGGTGCAGTATGTTCTACCGTCAGAAAACCGAGGTTGAAGAACAAGGTTCGCTGTGTGCCGCTTCCCTGGCGCGCCTGCAGGTTGCTCGACCCGGTGTAGGGTTCGGGGATCTGTTCGGTGATGCCCACGATCCGCCGGTAGCGCTCCAGAAGCCGGGGGCAGCTGACCCAGACCACCGGCTGGCCGGGGCAAAATACCGGCAGCCAGACAATCGAGGCGTACTCGAATTTGACGATCGATTCGCTGGTGCTGTCGGTTTCGCCGGTTCTGGCCGCCCGACCGTACCAGTGCTCTTCGTCCGCTTCACCGCTACGGCGCATGTCGGCGCGCAACCGGCCGCGAATCGAGCTTCCGGGGATAATGCCCGTCTGCAAAAACTGGTCGCGGAAGATCAAGTTGAGATTGCCGGATTCTTCGCCGGCGGTCGCCCCAACGTGCACTGGGGCGAGCGTTTCGATGATGCCGTAGGCTTTGCGGTACATCAAGCAGCTCCTCTTTCAGTTTCCAATCCGTCGATGTCGATAGGTAGCGCCAAGCCGCAGCCCCAGCGCTTGAGGCTGTAGCCCTCTTTAGGAAACCACTCCTCGGGCCATTCGCTCCAGGTGAGCCCCAACGCCCTGGGCAGCACGTAGACGCTGCCTGCCGGTACGGCGTAACGACCGCGGCTGAGTTTTTCGCCCAATCGGTAGCGGTAGGGCACAGGTTTGTCGGTCAGCAGGTGGGTTGGTTCCGGGAAATCTGCGTGCCTGGGATAGCGGTAGGAAAGGCGGTTCGAGCCCCAGACGCCCGGCGTGAGCAGGGCAAAGGCCCGGCCAATCTTGCGCTGCAGCAGCTCGGCCAGGCGTCCGCTCACCGGCCTGCAATCGACTTCCACCAGATGGCTTTCGCCCCCAAAGCGATACCAGCCGGGTTTCAGGGCGTGGCTGGCCAGATACACCAGGGCCGTACCTTCCTGCATCTGGACCGCTTGCTCCAGAAACAGGCCGTCCTCGGCAAGCACATGCCGCTCGTCGTCTTTAAGATGCGGGTGCAACACCGGCACAAACTTCCACGGATTGCCGGCTGCCCGCTCCCGGATCACTGCGAGTTTGCTCTGCCAGTGCGCCAGCCGCTGCCAGCGGTAGTCGGGCTGCAACGCCGGATTGTCCCGGCTCCAGCGCATTTGGCGAAGCGACCATTGATCGGTCGCTTCTTTGCCCAGGACGCGATTGCGCGGAATCGGCACGTAGAAGTTGTCGGGTTCTTCGACTTCTGCCCAGAAGGGGCCGGCCAATTGCAGGTGATTTTTCAGTTCTTGATAGAAATCGGGCTGCCTGCGGGCCTGGTTGAAATAGATGCCCGAGAGGGTGGCGGCCTCCGGCGGGAATTTTGCACCCGAGCGACCCACCAGGTTCTCAGGCGACAGGAAAGCCCCGGCGCTGCCGTACAGTAGCCCCAAAGGGCGCAGGGTCACGGTGTATCCGAACATAACTGCCAGCCTACTCGAATGAGATCGCGAATCCAGCCGATCAGGGCACGGGGGGTGGTCTCGCCGACGAGGTGCTTGAGGTTGTTCAGCAAATGCTGATCTTGACCAGGAAAGTAAATATTAAAAAGTGCCAGAGCAACGCTGTAATCCGGTTCTTCGTCGGCAGACACCGGTGGTTCAAAAGCCCTACGGACTTCCAGTTGAGCCAGATCCGTATAAATATGCGCCCAGTTGTTGCGGCCGTCGCGGTCGCGGTATTTGTCCAGCAAGTTTAGATCCGACCAGGGGCAGGTCCACTGGACGAACTGGCCGCTGCCAAAGACCACCCGCAAGGTCACCCGGTTGCGGCCTTGTCTTTTGGCCGTTTGCTCCGCCTCGCGGCAGTGCTGGAGCACGTCGCGCTGGGGAACGCTGGGGGCGGCCCAGACAAATCCGGCGCTGACGGTAATATCCTGGCTATGCTCGCGCCACCGCTTAGGAAAGCCGTGCAGCCATTGCAGCGCCTCACTTGCAGCCAGCCGTTCCGCCTGCTCGGGACGGTAGAGAACCCCCAGAAAGTCGTCGCCTCCGGCATAGATAACCCGGCCCAGTTTGGGCGGGAACTGTTCGGCGAACTGCCGACCCCACTGGCGCATGGCCGTGCTGAAATCGCCGATCGCCTCGTGGGATTGTTCTGCCAGTTGCTTGAGGTGATCCCCGACTTTATCGCCGTCGCCCATAAACCAGCCGGTCCAGCGGCCTTGCTGTGTCTTGGAGCCGTCGCGCGGCAGGCGGTAGATGTCGGTGAAGCTCTCTTCCAGTGGCTCAATGCCCAGGCTCCTGGCCACATCCTCCCGTGTCACCAGGCGCTTGACCAGTTCGGGAATGCTCAAGCGCTCCTTATCGGACAAAAACTTGCCCTGGACCTCGCCTCCCGGTTGCACGCCCTCCAGCACCCTGGCCAGTTCCTGATAGAACGCCTGCATTTGGGCTTTTTCAGCGGACAGACGTCGCTCGCGCACATCGGCAATCTGACCCAGTTCCGGCCAGGCAGCGGCGTCCGTACCCGACAGGCTCGAACTTTCGCCCGTCCAGTTGACGGCGGTCCAGGCGCGCTGCAGTTTGCGCTCTTCGAGATCTTCCATGGCGGAGCGGATCGAATCGCCTGTCCCCCAGAAGACTTCCCAGGTGTAATTGGCCCACAGCTTCCACTCCTCTGCCCAGGCGTATCGGTACTGGCGGAGAGCATTCTCGATCCACTCGCGGCAATGGCGCAGAATGTTTGCCCAACTGGCAAGCAGTGCCTCACGCGCCGTTGCTTCGGGAAAACTGCCGTGCACCAGGATGCGGTTGGGCATTCCTTTTTGCAGGTTGACCTCGCCCGGCGAAACAATCTCGGTGCCCGGATGCTCCAAAATGGCTGTGATCAGCCTGGAGCTGAGGTAGGAGAGGATAATCGACGACCCGTACAGATCTCTGAGTTTGCGGGACTTCTCGATAAAACTCTGGACCGGGGCAAAGGTGACGGCAGTGTACGTAGTCATCGGCAAGCAGGTGGATGGAAGGCACCAGACCGCTGTCCGACCAACTTCGTCGGTTGCCTGGCAATGGAAGATAGACTATTCCACCTTGTGGTCTATCACGGCAACCGCAATAGAACTTTACGCGAACGATACGAAGCCTCCCTGGGTGGAGCGCCTCGACCACCGTTATGTATAATCTCGTTATACGAACGTTATACGACAATTGTGGACACTGAAAACAAAACCGAGCTGATTGCCTTTCGCCTATCGCTTGCCAAGAAGGTGCTTCTCGACAGGGTAGCCACTCTCAAGGACCGCGATCGCTCCCACATTCTCAATGAGGCGCTCGACCTTTACCTGGAGCAGTGGATGTGGGAGACAGACCACATTCAGAGGGCTCTTGCCCGGGCCGAGCAGGAAGGCGATGCCGGCATCGCCACGGCTGAGGAAGTCAAAGCGGCCTTTGATGCCTGGCGGCGGTGAAGGTTCTGTGGCGACGCTCCGCCATTGAGGATCTCGATGCTGCCAGAGAATATCTGCAGTCGTACAATCCGACGTCTGCCAGGCGGGTGATTGAGCGCATCGAAGAAGCTACCCATCGGCTGGCAGTGATGCCTTATCTGGGCAAGACCGGTCATGTCGCAGGAACGCGCGAACTGGTAGTACCCCGCACTCCTTACCGGCTTGTTTACCGAATCCTTGACGAACACCTTGAGATTGTCTCTATGCTCCATGGTGCGCGGGAGCTATCGGAAGATTAGCTCCTATGCGAGAAGCCCCGCACTGTAGCGCAGCCCAGTGTCGGGATGCATCGCATCCTTGACTGCAAGGATTTTAATCAGGTGCATCCTGTCCTTCAATATATTTACGAAGAATTGAAACTGTTACTCCGCCACAAGATGCAATGAAGTAAGATTCATTCCAAAGCACATTCTTCCAATAAACCTTTTCGATAGCGTCCGCAAATTCTGTACGAATCCTACGACTGGTTACGGATTTAAGATTGCCGATGAACTTGGGCAACTCCATCTGCGGCAAGTATTGAAAAAGCAAATGGACATGATTATCCTCGCCATTCAACTCAATCAATTTACAATCCCACTTTTCACATAAGTCACTCATGATTTCACCTGGCCGGGCAAGTATTGCACCTGAAAGCACTCCACGGCGATATTTTGTAGTGAGAACCAAGTGGGCTTTCATGTCTGACACGCATCGACCGCTAGAGACAAAATCGTTTTTCATATAATCAGCGTAGCATTTTCTACCTACGTTCAAGGGGTGACAGACAAGGCTACGTGACGCTCAGCATCAACCTTGCAGCCCGCAACCCGCGTCGACAGTCCCGGGCTTTGTTCCTACAGGTGTCTATCAAATTGTCGAGCCAGTCACCCAAACCCAGCACCGCCTGTGCCCAGTGCCAAGCGTACTGGCCAACCCGAAAAGGGCTGTGACGCCGCAAGCGTCGCTGCTTTTCTTGAACCCTGCCGGTGTACTTGTCCACCCCTATTCGCTCCAGTTGCAGACCGTTGAGCATCGCTGCACTCCAGGCAATCGATGCTAACAACAGTACCCGCATCATCCGTTCCTGACTGACGCGTACTTCTTCAAGATGGTAGCCACAGGATTTGACGTCTTTGTGCCAAACTTCGATTCCCCAACGGTCAGCATACAGCTCAAGTGCTTCGTGTAACTTTGGCCGGTCTGTCAAAATATACCAGCCTTCACCCGGTTGCATATTCCGGATTTTTCGTTTCCAGATACAAGCAATATTGAACGGCTCGAATCCCTTGTTTTTACGATTTTTGGTGACGCGCACTCCGCCAAGAAACATCGACATTCCAGGTTGTAGTTCCAAAGACTTTAGCGAGCGAAAGTCTGCACCTTGTTGTCGAATATATTCACTGATTTTTAATCTCAAGCAAAAGCCGGCCTTTCGACTGCGCAACCAATTGGCCAGCTTGACACTGCAAAACTCTCTGTCCCCCAACACCACGACGCGATAGGCAGAAAGTAGAGACAGAACCGGTGAGAGTAACAGTTGTTGGTCTTCGAGGTTACTGTTGCCAGGATGGTCGAGCAAGGTCCAATTGAGTGGCAAGGCATGTCTATGCCACACCAGGGCCACTGTCAGCACGTTGTAGTGCCACCAGTCGGTGCGGTCGATCGCCAGTTTGAGTGTGGTTGTCTTGGAAAAGTGGGTCAGTACCAGGTACAAAACCAATGGGAACCAAGCCTCGAAAATATTGAGTTTGTCGAGGGTGAGAAAGCGTTGGAGAGCGCGCTTGCGACTGTCGGCAGTGATCGGCAGCGGCAGTGCCTGGGAGAGTTTGCCCAAGGCGAGCTGTTTGTGGGTTTGCAAAGTGGCGACAAGCAAATGCAAAAACAGAGACTGTCGCGCAGTGAGCAGGTGTGCGAAGAAGGTCTGGTAGAATGCAGGCATCATTGTTTTTTTGGATGGACTTGGGCGACATCCCAAGTCCATTTTCCTATGTAGCGATGCCTGGAATGCTTGTCCAGTCCGGTTTGTGAGCTACTCTGTCACCCCTTGAAGTTCCAACCATTAACCCCAACATTGATATTGAGAAGTCTGTAGGGATTGACCTCGGCTTAAAAGATTTTCTCGTGACTGGCGATGGTCTATATGTTCCCATCCCCCAATACTATCGTAAAGCCCAAAAGCGATTGACAAAAGAACAGCGCAAGCTCGCGCATAAAAAGAACAAAGCCAGTAAACGTAGAGCTAAACAGGTTCGCAAAGTTGCCAAGCTTCACGCCAAGATAGCAAGGCAAAGGAAAGAGTTTCATCACAAGACAGCAGTTTTACTGTTGCGAAAATACGAGGTTATTGCTCATGAGAACTTAAACATTAAAGGTTTGGCGAGAACTCGTCTTGCCAAATCTGTGCATGATGCTGGATGGGGAACATTCATCACAATCTTGGCAAACAAAGCTGAAAAAGCTGGGTGCTTAACGATTGGTGTGAATCCATCTGGTACGACGCAAATGTGTTCCGATTGCGATGCTCATGTTCCCAAAACTCTAAGCGACAGATGGCATGCTTGCCCCGATTGCAGCTTGGAATTGCATAGGGATGAGAATTCAGGTCGGAACATGTTGAAAAAGGCGGAGGGTCATCCCGTCTTTAAAGCTCGTGGAGTCCGAAGCACTAGCTGGACTATGAAGCGAGAAGCCCGCCCTCTATCCGCGGGATGAGTGTCGGGAGTATGTCACGTCTATTCTTTCGCCGTTGAGCCGGGTACTGCCCTGAGTGGCGAGAAACTGGATCCCTCAACTCGGTGCACCGCGACGAAGCCTTCGGCAAGGACAGGTGGAAAGCGTTCGATCTCCCTTGCCATGGCGCGGATCACCTCCGGCGGCACCTGGCGCTCGCGCTGGGCGTTGCGCGCGAGGCACTCTTCAACGGGAACCACCAGTTGCCACGCCACCCACTGCACATTTGGATAGACGGCCATCTGCTGCAAAAACGCGAGTCGCCAGGACCGTTTGGCGTTGGTGGCGTCGTAGATCACCGGCCTGCCGGAGCGAAAGGCGTTGTGTACCCTGAAGAGTACTTCCCGTTCGATAGCCGTCCATTGCCCCTGTATACGTGCATCTCCGTACAGTTCGGCACGGATCTGATCGGTGGACACGACGCATAAAGCAGGGTCGCGCTCGGCCAGGTAAACGGCCAGGGTGCTCTTGCCCGCCGCCGGTGGCGCAACCAGCAGGTAGCAAGTCAGTACCGGCAAGATCATCCTTCTCAACCAGGACGGCAACACTTTAGCAAGAGAGCCCTCACCCCCGGCCCCTCTCCCCTCGAGGGGAGAGGGGTGGCAGTGGCTCAACGTCCGGTTTTCAGGATCGCCGTGCGGCTGGCTTTGCTCCCCCTTCTCCCTCGGGGAGAAGGGGGCTGGGGGGATGAGGGTTCCTCAGAATCGCTTCTGCACTGAAGAGCACACATGAGGGACATCAGTTTGCAAGAACTGGTGTCATTCAGAGGGTTTCCAACAAATCGCTCCTGCACTGAAGAGCACACTT
Protein-coding sequences here:
- a CDS encoding RAMP superfamily CRISPR-associated protein — protein: MYRKAYGIIETLAPVHVGATAGEESGNLNLIFRDQFLQTGIIPGSSIRGRLRADMRRSGEADEEHWYGRAARTGETDSTSESIVKFEYASIVWLPVFCPGQPVVWVSCPRLLERYRRIVGITEQIPEPYTGSSNLQARQGSGTQRTLFFNLGFLTVEHTAPLGAWFPNAVEKPAAVVADNDMAMIHDMALYRQSRVALDEDEKKVKGGAFFNVEALPEGTILIFPVALKPVSDAQDWQPFEGKTQGEIYLGGLESVGFGHCRIDIKLQNPDQGANL
- a CDS encoding type III-B CRISPR module-associated Cmr3 family protein, whose amino-acid sequence is MFGYTVTLRPLGLLYGSAGAFLSPENLVGRSGAKFPPEAATLSGIYFNQARRQPDFYQELKNHLQLAGPFWAEVEEPDNFYVPIPRNRVLGKEATDQWSLRQMRWSRDNPALQPDYRWQRLAHWQSKLAVIRERAAGNPWKFVPVLHPHLKDDERHVLAEDGLFLEQAVQMQEGTALVYLASHALKPGWYRFGGESHLVEVDCRPVSGRLAELLQRKIGRAFALLTPGVWGSNRLSYRYPRHADFPEPTHLLTDKPVPYRYRLGEKLSRGRYAVPAGSVYVLPRALGLTWSEWPEEWFPKEGYSLKRWGCGLALPIDIDGLETERGAA
- a CDS encoding Cas10/Cmr2 second palm domain-containing protein, with protein sequence MTTYTAVTFAPVQSFIEKSRKLRDLYGSSIILSYLSSRLITAILEHPGTEIVSPGEVNLQKGMPNRILVHGSFPEATAREALLASWANILRHCREWIENALRQYRYAWAEEWKLWANYTWEVFWGTGDSIRSAMEDLEERKLQRAWTAVNWTGESSSLSGTDAAAWPELGQIADVRERRLSAEKAQMQAFYQELARVLEGVQPGGEVQGKFLSDKERLSIPELVKRLVTREDVARSLGIEPLEESFTDIYRLPRDGSKTQQGRWTGWFMGDGDKVGDHLKQLAEQSHEAIGDFSTAMRQWGRQFAEQFPPKLGRVIYAGGDDFLGVLYRPEQAERLAASEALQWLHGFPKRWREHSQDITVSAGFVWAAPSVPQRDVLQHCREAEQTAKRQGRNRVTLRVVFGSGQFVQWTCPWSDLNLLDKYRDRDGRNNWAHIYTDLAQLEVRRAFEPPVSADEEPDYSVALALFNIYFPGQDQHLLNNLKHLVGETTPRALIGWIRDLIRVGWQLCSDTP
- a CDS encoding CopG family ribbon-helix-helix protein translates to MDTENKTELIAFRLSLAKKVLLDRVATLKDRDRSHILNEALDLYLEQWMWETDHIQRALARAEQEGDAGIATAEEVKAAFDAWRR
- a CDS encoding type II toxin-antitoxin system RelE/ParE family toxin; translation: MKVLWRRSAIEDLDAAREYLQSYNPTSARRVIERIEEATHRLAVMPYLGKTGHVAGTRELVVPRTPYRLVYRILDEHLEIVSMLHGARELSED
- the tnpA gene encoding IS200/IS605 family transposase translates to MKNDFVSSGRCVSDMKAHLVLTTKYRRGVLSGAILARPGEIMSDLCEKWDCKLIELNGEDNHVHLLFQYLPQMELPKFIGNLKSVTSRRIRTEFADAIEKVYWKNVLWNESYFIASCGGVTVSILRKYIEGQDAPD
- a CDS encoding IS4 family transposase, with protein sequence MMPAFYQTFFAHLLTARQSLFLHLLVATLQTHKQLALGKLSQALPLPITADSRKRALQRFLTLDKLNIFEAWFPLVLYLVLTHFSKTTTLKLAIDRTDWWHYNVLTVALVWHRHALPLNWTLLDHPGNSNLEDQQLLLSPVLSLLSAYRVVVLGDREFCSVKLANWLRSRKAGFCLRLKISEYIRQQGADFRSLKSLELQPGMSMFLGGVRVTKNRKNKGFEPFNIACIWKRKIRNMQPGEGWYILTDRPKLHEALELYADRWGIEVWHKDVKSCGYHLEEVRVSQERMMRVLLLASIAWSAAMLNGLQLERIGVDKYTGRVQEKQRRLRRHSPFRVGQYAWHWAQAVLGLGDWLDNLIDTCRNKARDCRRGLRAARLMLSVT
- a CDS encoding RNA-guided endonuclease InsQ/TnpB family protein, with amino-acid sequence MSPLEVPTINPNIDIEKSVGIDLGLKDFLVTGDGLYVPIPQYYRKAQKRLTKEQRKLAHKKNKASKRRAKQVRKVAKLHAKIARQRKEFHHKTAVLLLRKYEVIAHENLNIKGLARTRLAKSVHDAGWGTFITILANKAEKAGCLTIGVNPSGTTQMCSDCDAHVPKTLSDRWHACPDCSLELHRDENSGRNMLKKAEGHPVFKARGVRSTSWTMKREARPLSAG
- a CDS encoding AAA family ATPase — protein: MILPVLTCYLLVAPPAAGKSTLAVYLAERDPALCVVSTDQIRAELYGDARIQGQWTAIEREVLFRVHNAFRSGRPVIYDATNAKRSWRLAFLQQMAVYPNVQWVAWQLVVPVEECLARNAQRERQVPPEVIRAMAREIERFPPVLAEGFVAVHRVEGSSFSPLRAVPGSTAKE